Part of the Zingiber officinale cultivar Zhangliang chromosome 8A, Zo_v1.1, whole genome shotgun sequence genome, GCAACACCAAACAGGTGCACTTTCGCCATGTTATTCTAGTGGAGCTGAAAGAGATGCTGTGCCACTTGAATTCTCTTGTGCTGAGAGGATCTGCAATGGGTCTTCGGAGGGACCCTATGGATTCTATGAACCCACTCCAAGAAGACGACTCAATTGTCCTAAAAAATGAGGTGGTGGGTAGAGAGGAAGATCTAGAGAAACTCGTTGCAATCTTTGAACAACAATTAGTATCGTCCAACAATAATGGTGATGATAACAACCCGTTCGTAATTGTCATAGATGGCACACCAGGAGTTGGGAAGACGACCTTGGCGCATATGATCTACCACCACACTTGGGTTCGCCAACAATTTCATCATCGCATTTGGGTGGATCTGCCGTTCATTTCGACATTCAAGATGATTAATCTAATTGAAAATGAATTTGTAAGGTCCATAAACAAGAAAGAATATTGTGATCAGAAATTACACCTACACCTGCCGCTACCATCCATGTGGGAATGTATTAATGAACAACTCTGTGGTAGTAGATATTTGTTGGTGCTTCATTGTGAAAATTTGGTTAGTTTGATGCAACCAGGTGAGTGGAATGAATTGAAGAACACCTTGTTGTGTGTGGGCGGGCCGGGGAGTGGAGTCTTGATCATCTACAAATTATCAACAAAAGCAGCTGTAAGAGACACGGGTTTTCTAAATGGGATGAAGGATATTATAACATACCGCTTGAAGCCCTTATCGATAGATGCATTGATGGAATTATTCAAGAGACAGGCAGCAACGACAATCCCCTTATCGAAGCAGGACAAATCAGAGAAGGATGCATGGCAATTCCGAAATTACGTTCCTAGTCAAACTTTTGGAGCAAAGGTTTTTGGATCGTTAAGCCATAATATTTCGGCATCATTTGCATGTAACTTATTCtatgatgtttatatggttaGGAATCTTCCACTTGTCATCATACGATTACACCAATATCATCATCTACTTGATgttgataatgattatgatgtcatcttacACATGTTGACCGCTGAATACCTCATACCAACTGAAGGCCTCGAACGAGGTTGGATTCAACTCTATGCAAGATATATAAACAAGCGAGTACTAGCATTAGTGTTTTCAAGGATGGTCTACTTGCATATGAAGGTTCCCGAAGATTCAACTATTATTCCAAGGTATTGTCGCTATTTGTGTTTGAAAATTAATCATAGAGCTATACCATTTCGACTACCGACCATGCCAGTTGAGGTGAGCAATAAATTGATAACACTGATTCTACGAGAGCATGAGGAAGTGGCACAAGAAGATGTTGAGGAAATAACACTTCAAGTATACAAAAAAAGACGCATGAAAGCAACAACTGCAATATCAAAGTTCCTCGACAAGATGTCGGTAAGACTTATACATTTGCGTATATTAGTTGTAGAAACTAGTATGATCCAAAGGCTACCGAATGAAGTTAGCAAGTTGGTTAACTTGAGATACCTCCACCTTTCAAAGCTTAAGATGGAATTACTTCCTAAATCACTTTTTGACCTACCTAATTTGAGAATTTTAAGTTTGTGTCGCTGCCAAAAGCTTCAAAAGATACCTGAACGAATCCATCAGCTTAAGAAGTTGCAGATTTTGAAACTAGCTTATTGCACAAAGCTTCAGCGGTTACCAAAATCTATAACAAGACTTAAAAACTTGGAAGTGATTGATGTGGAAGGTTGTTGTTGGCTCAGCAAACTCCCAGATGATTTGGTCAGTTTTAAATCATTGAGAATCCTCAACGTCACTAGATGTGCATCCTTATCTCAAATTCCCCGTGGGATTGAACAATCAATTGACCTTCGTAAGTTGTCAGGAATATTTGTCGGTGTCGATGGAGGTTTTGTGCTCGCACAGTTGCAAACTTTAACAAATCTTCAGGAAATAAGATTACGAAACCTAGAACGAGCAGAGAAGACTCAAACTGAGGTGCTGATGGGCCAACAAAGTCTTCGCGACTTGTCATTGCATTGGGGTGGTGAAGAAGCAAATGAGAGTTCTGAATCAGCTACACCACTGCAGGTACTCGAAACTCTCCGCCCCAACGTGTGTTTGAAAAGTCTAGAGATCATGTCTTATCAGGGAGCGGAGTTTCCTAGTTGGATGAGTAAACGACAACTTGCTCGTTTGGATTCTTTAGTTGAAGTGAAACTCATCAATCTCACGAGGTGTGCTACATTACCATCACTCGGTCAACTTCCTTGTCTCGAGAAGCTTGAGATAAGTGGCATGGATTTAATAAAACACATAGACGATACATTTTACGGTGATGGCGACACCATTCCTAAGTTGAGAGAGCTCACTTTCTCGGAAATGCTTGCACTAGAGAAATGGTCTGTGCCGAaaggaaaatattttatttttttcccaaggCTTACACAATTGACACTAGTTCAGTGCCCAAAACTCAAGGAAATAGATCTGCATTATTATTGTGGTACAATGAGAGTATGGTTGAACAATGAGACAATATGGTCTGCTGAATTTTGCTGTTGGGACAACCTCCGATACACTCAAGAAATAGAGATAGTCGGTTGCCCCCAGGGGCTGGATCAGTTGGTAAGTGGCTGGGAAGTTGTACCATGAAGCAGCATGTTCGAGTGTCGACGGTTGCAATGTGGGATAATATCCCCGTCTGCCGGCTTAAAGCCTCGAACCCCCAGCCACTTGTCAACCCAGCATTCACCCTGATTAACCCTCCTCCTACATCACCATGGGGCAGGCGTAGGGGGCCGTCGGGGCGGCGGATTCCGCCTTTTTGTACCACCAAGAAATAGAGATAGTCGGGTGCCAAGAGCTGAGATGTCTGCCACAGGGTATGCAAAGCTTGAATTATCTATCTGACATGACAATTAACAGCTGCAACAATTTGACGACTTTAGTAGCATTGGATTCACTTAGAGAATTGAACATATATGCTTGCCCAGTGCTAGCATTCAACCTAGAAGCATTTACAAAACTTGAGAGGCTTACAATTAAAGGCTGCCCGAAGATGCAAATGTGAGTGTGATCGTCATCTCCTAGTAGATTTCATTTAATTTCTCCTTCTATGCTTCTATTCGTACCGATCATAACGGCTGGATTAATTATTACTTCAATCGATATGATCAGAATAGTTATTTATTCTCTTATTCCTTATTGGTTCTAACTATTAGATGTTATATACCATCACTGCATAtataattaaacaaaaattaactgACTTGTATGATTGGTAATATAAAGTGTTTGTCAAcaaaacttgaaaaatggtatATGGAAGATTAATCCATGTACCATTTTCTTAGCCATTaaacatattgaaataaaaaaagggaaattatgaaatttatttgtACTTTTATTCATTGTACTTGGATGTTTGACTATAAAGTGTAGTGCAAAGGTTGgaaactcaaaccaagattcATATCCTCGATCAATTTAATGTTATCCAAGCTAATTATAATTGCATGACTAACAATTGCTTAGCATTTTAGTTTTCATGATGTCTGGAagaaaaaagaagagaaaggatggcgggaagaagaagaaaaatgatggcggaaagaagaagaagaagaaaaagaaaaagaaaaaagaagaagaaagaagattaaAGAAACGACGGCgggcaaaagaaaaagaagaagttgaaACATATGACAATGCAAGTAGTTCTGTGCACCAAATTGAATGATTCCCTGGACATGTGGCAAGCAATAGTCGACTTCGAGCGGCGGCATAATTAGAAGAATAGAAGATCCTAATtaatgttgatatgcttagtttattttttattttgtgaaattaatgtatGTTTATTGAAACCCTTTATTTGTCATGCATcattaattagataaattatgGCTTGTGAACTTTCTCACGTCTCTTGAGAATTTATGCAACTAATCAAATCGATTTACTAATGTTTATCAACAATACAAAACTCTGCATGCATATAGTTAACGATGTCTATGAACTTAGAAAGTTGCTTAATTTGTTGGATGTTTTAAAGTTGATATtatcttaaattattttattatttatttaatcgaTAAATAATAGATAAAGTTAGACCAAGCCTAGCTATTAGATGAACTATTACAATAACAATAAGTGcatctttctctttttctttgtaaACTAGCCTGTCAACTTATTTGAGCCAAGTCAATGGCGGAGTCAGCCCGGGTGATCTACCCGGGCTATGGGCCATGCCGACGTTGATACCAACGCCAATGCCCAGGCTAGCCTCCGCTTTCTCTTCCATTTTCTCCTTTTTTCTATaataaaatcgatatttttctcTTCTTGTCACCGTCGAGCATCCTGGCTCCGCCCTTGGAGCTAACTTAGGCGAAAGATTAGAGTGTTATTTGAGACTTCTCAactctatattttatatttatttagttACATGAATTTATTgcctaaagttttttttaacatgtaacataattattattttgttaatttatttttgaatttaaatagataaaaaaatactatatttgtttaaattatttataatagattaaaaaTGAATGCCATATAAGTTTTATGAATCAatgatttaatttaataataaaaaatgatgAACCGGTAACATTGAATCTGGAGCTATCGATTTGATCCTATAGAAGTTTCTCATCGTCCGTTAAGATAAATTGGGAAGCGCTCACGGCGGACGACCTAAAAATCGAGCATCCCGTGGCTGCATATCTCATTTGGAAGAAAAATATCTGTAAATACACTGTAGTTAGGGATCTCACCGCGGATGCTTAGTGCCTAATGATTTAATTTAATAGGatctataaaaaaaaactcaattaacttaataaatatacTTAAAAATTAGATGAGATAAATCTACAATTACAAGAAGCATAATTGTCTATAGTCTGCCATGATTTATCTCATTCGTATTCGACTAAGGACGGATTGATAGGGGTGTTGGAGTGAACGAATCGCCTTTCTTACTACATAATTATCTATAACCTCATTAATtctcataaaaaattatttattaatttatctatctaaaatataattataaatttatttttatataaaaattataataaatatcttataaattatataattatatagCATGTGAAATATATTAAACTTGGTTTAGAAATGTTGgaagggagaaaaaaaaaataaagggtgTCTTAGAGAAATTAGTAATTAGAAAAATGGCCATTTTTCAAACCTAAtctattaaattgataaaaaaaaaaaaaaaaaagaagaaaatatgaTTTAAAATACAGATTATCCAATTTTTATGTGCTCATCATTACTAATaggatttaaattaattaagagttaatTAGAAAAAAATCTCCAATCATAATTTTAACTTTACATGCAGTTTCTAtatctaaaaaaatttatttccactccttgcatgtaaaattttatttgtttcaactcTCTTGTGCAAGCATTATTCTCTAATTGTCCCTCATCTTTTTGAAATATAAAAAGttcaaaaatgaataaaaaaagtCCGAAAATGAGTAAAAAAGTCccaaaatgaatataatttcttttaaattcagcactttaaattagaatcaaatatattttctatcaaattgtccctcatattttttaggtacaaaaagtctaaaaatgagcaTAATTTcagttaaattcagcactttaaaatagaatcaagtatattttctatcaaattaagtaCGAATTTTTTCccgcttaatataattcctcccaaattcagcatcatttaaaaagaatatagtataTCTTCCATCTAATTGAGCACAATTTAaaaagaatctagtatattttccatttaattgaggtgaaaaaagagtaatgctcaatttgatagaaaatatgctagattttattttaatatgcTGAATTTACgaagaattatacttatttttaaactttctgtacttaaaaaaaatataaaggacAATTAGATAAATTGATATCTATCGTGTTTGGTTAGGGAAGTGCATGAAAATTTTGTCTTAAATTAATAGGATGATTTTCTATGCTCATCCTTACTTAGTGCTCccaaatattcaaaattatataGTCTACTCTTTCTGATTTTTATTACGAATTCATATTAGTTTTCCAAAAATATATCCCTTGGTCCTTCACATCTACCTTCTCTATCTTCGATTTGTCCAGTCCCAGGACTATGGTGCAATAGAAGGTGCTAAGTTGTCACATAAATATTTACAGTTCGATTCTCAGTTataatatatttgtaagaatttttcttcCAAATAGAACGCGCAGCCAAGGGATACTAAATTTTTGAGTTGTCTGTCGTGAGCACTTTTTGATTTACTTTAGCAGccgatagaaaattttcatagaaCTGAACCGTCATCCTAAATTTAACAttgacttaattaattaatcgatTTGACCAACAAGGGATGGCTCAACAAGCCTTAAGTGGGGCGAACTTGCTGTGAAATTGCAACCAAGCCACCGCACTTAGCAGTTAGCAAAAATCACGATCAAATGTTTGCTTAACCAAATGTCATAGTGGTCTAAGTGACCTCCTCGCCATGATTTCACCGTCGGCTCGACCGCAAAACGGCTATGATTTGTGGCCATGATTTTACAATTAGGAGgagattggtaagatattttgAGAAATCTGTatgtgatttaataattttaaaagtagaATTTATTATTTAGGCATTTTGAGTACTGATAAACTTCTTCATTCTTcacaaattgaaaataataatttatcatttttcatgTTATTAAATTTCAGCGAGAATACTCGATTTATTTAGTAaaatattttaatcaaattattaaaataattctcaatttgACATGATtgaaaaaattaatcaaaaatcTTCCTCTTCAATATTACATAGAGATTAATGAGTATTTGTTTTAAAATGGATAAATTTATGAATTTGTGATTAAATTAATAATCTACGTTAAAATTGAAATTTGAGATATTTTGATCTGCCCAACAAACTTTAGCAGGTCGCTAATGGTCGGgataatttattttctacatcAAATCATTCTCCAACATAACTCCATGTgcgtaattaatttttaattttacattAAGCAGCAAGCGTTAATGGGACAAACCTCATTAATTTTCTTCTTATTGGATTTGGTTAGCGGGGAGAGGAGCTCCAACTTCACCTTCCTCTTCTTGGTCGCCACCCAGTCCCGGACCTCCCCTTCCTCTCTGTTTTGACCAGCATCTGATCCCGCTCCATCTTCCTCTCCATCTTGGCCGCCACCCTAATTACCTTACTAATTAACCAACCactagaaaaataataataatgatttgccataaatttttttaaaaaaaattgtcgcAAAATTTTTTGGCGACGAAATTAGTGATAACTATATTTTCGTTGCAAATAGCTCGTTGCAGATTTTCGTGACGAAAAACATAAATTTGTCacaaaattttacaacaaataaTCAATTCGTCGCAAAATTCTTTGTTGATCATGGACGAAAACGTAATCATCCTTGATCAGCGACGAATTTATTCGTCATTGATCAAAGATCAGGGACGAAAATATTTTCATCCCTAATCAATGATGAATTTATTCATTGCTAATCAGAGATGAAAACAGTGTTCGTCCCTGATCAACGACGAATTTATTCGTCGTCGATTATGGATCACGAATGAAAAATAATCTTGGACCCTGATAAGGTGACGAATTTATTCATCACCGATCAGGGATGAAAACAGAGGGACGAACACTGTTTTCATCCCTGATCAACGACGAATAAAAATAATCCAAAACCCTGATCAACGACGAATTTATTCGTCACTGATCAGGGACGAAATCTCTTTTCATAGAAGATTTGGTATTTGTTgtcacaaaatcaaaatttttcCTGAATCACAGATTTACATTCTATTCCATCGTTCATACATATAAACCTAAACCTGTAAATATGATACAATCACCATAAACAACAAAGATCCACATAACAAAATCAAACATCCCATATGTATATAACAAAAAGAACTATAAACAACAGTGATCCACATAACAAAATCAAACATCCCACCAAAGATCTAATGCAAAAGATACATCATCGTGCACATACAAAATCTAAAACAAAGTCAATCTACTACGTTATTCCTGTCAAACTAGACAATATACCATAAAATCCCATAACATATATCACatagttcatcttcttcttcttttctgcaTCAGAAACAAGCATACAAAAAGTAAGATAGTTAAGATGAAAATACAACTGGTTCTAGAGTTACCGTTTAACTTAAGAAGAGTGCTTTGGTAAATTCTAATTATTCTACTCTTTCATTCTTGTCTTCTTTAATTCTTCAAGTAAAACATAATTATAGCATTGATTCAACTACTTCACACTTCTATAAAGTTAGTTGGGAAGTGGGATTAAGGACTAGATCATTTTGCACTGCCCTGCCCACTGGACGTCAGCCAGTTTTTCTGCTCCGGCTACATCAGAGTGTTGCTCACGCTGGAGAACCTCCTGTTCTGTCACTGCCGTTAGTTTCGCAGAAGGGATCTCCGAGCCGACCAAAGGAGGAATGTGTAGCCTCATTGCTTCCAGTCACCTTTACTCCAGTCACCTttactttattttatttctttccaGATAAGTTATTCAATCTGTTCAGTTTCTGCCGCCCTACCCACCAGACGTCGATCGACTTCTTTGCTCCAGCCACAGCATTAAAGGTGTTGTCTCACTGAAAATTCTGTTCCAGCGAAAGCTATTGCCGCCGGAactgttggtagttttgagaacatgaaaactaaaacgaagcaaTTAAATAAAGCGGTAACTACTCACAtggatctcccgaagaaccgcaaccgaaGACGCCGAAGTGCTGTTGAGGACGCCAGCGGTCGACGAAGAGgttgccgctgtcggaagcacgatcacggagcaaTCGGAAAGCGCTTCAaatttcacgagccaaatcccagccgaatgctttccctttgctctcacaTGATCTCTCGGTGCTCCCTGATCACCTCGCCAAAAGCTCTCCTTCTCTCGATCTGCACTTGGACGCTTCTTATAAGAAgactaaggaagacgaaggggaaaggacaccccttcgtctccttggcgtttccaGCAAACCGCCGTTTGCggcagcgaaagggacgaaccctttcaTCTGCCGAGTATAacgcccaacatctcccactcgtccaagtcaatccatatggtcacatagaccatgtcagtcacatagactacaaggtgatcaagtTACGAAGACTAGAgagaaattagtcacaaagaccaaataagtcacgaagactttatgaggatcaagtcacgaagaccagagcaaaatttagtcacaaagaccaaataagtcacacagactttatgagaatcaagtcacgaagaccagatcagaacatccattccatacattagggaaaatggttcgtgcgacagcaagcacagtgagcattcaatcgctaagaagattgtcacaccttacttagctgctccatagaacaaatcagagacataaatgtccatagaacaaatcatagacataaatggcttgcctttaccccagattaaattatttacatcatcatgaacatctctaatccctcatattgaccatatgtcaagagcatgttcaacacctccaatcaaacaaattattcacaattacattttatgtactgaactaaaaatgtaaccggtaccagtgaataaatgtcgcagatgtaaatcaatcttaatcttcatttttagctagaatccattcactctaatcagttgctttcctagttatgctccatagaccgaatcatccatagtcaataggaaacatgctaaagtagcagacactaatcagaacttcaagtagacagctaaatagtcacttagggttaaaTCGAGATTAactaatctcaagggtctcacatagtagagaagcagggatccattctcctacaacccttcttgtcgccatagcacatgtggtatgaatcacatgctacgatgttattctctttaccaaaaagagcgcatgtttttcctaattttaacatcgtacagattatgatctagacattcccaatgtctaatcctgaattcaacatatgaattctaatctggcttcaagcagattcagtaaatggtgggtgcatttactccaatcattacacaaatgatctcatcttgacacaaatatcaaggcgaccttaacttatgggtatgtctctattcacagctacaaaagttctcccataagcaacggtcttacctctattcgtacttaacaaatagagatgattgtccatgtgagtggaccaatcccaatctgccaacatgcttatcgagacttttattcgaatgtaaccaagacatatacactgaatagatcatggaattttttatttatcaaaatgtctttacaattgttacattctccgaagtcccaaagacttcatatgaccatgaaatgactctttagtcaatgacttagtaaaaggatcagcaagcatattccgtgtagggatgtacttaagaataatctttttcttgtcaacaatatcccttacaaaattatacttaatttctatatgcttgcctttgctgtgatatttgggatccttggaaaatgctatcgcagcttgactgtcacagtacacagtaacaggactcccactatcctcagcaattctcagatgcttcaggaacctttagccagacagcctcttgcacagccgctgcacaagccacatactcagcttccattgtcgacaaggctacacaagcctgcttcttgctgttccatgagatggcgccatcattcagcaagaagacatagccagatgtggattttctgtcatcaaggtcccctgcccaatctgcatctgagtagccacttaggttcatatctgatccttggcaataatcagctgttcctttaagatatctgaatatcctcttcaccgttttccagtgtctcgatcctgggtttgactggaaacgactaactaagccaacagcatagcttatatcgggaagagtacacaacatagtgtacatcaaactaccaatagcactggcatatggtttcttcttcatttcgtctatttcctcaggagtcttgggatacatacttttgctcaagatagtacctttcgcaataggcgtctgttcaatgttgcaatctgacatattgaagtgttgtagcatcttaatgatataagcttcttgagacaaacccaaaagcctctttgatcgatctctaacgatcttcactcctaagatgtactctgcttctcccatatctattatgtcaaattgtgatgaaagccaacttttgacttctatcacacactttatgtcacttccagctattagcatatcatcaacatataatgataaaatggcaagctttcctttttccttccttaggtaaacacaatgattctcattgatcatttcgaaaccataagataatattacttcattaaatcttatgttccattgtcttgacgcttgctttagcccatatatagacttccgaagtctacatactcttttctcttggccttcagcaacataaccttctggttgtaccatataaatttcttcgtcaagattaccattaaggaaagccgtttttacatccatctgatgtaattccatgtcatagtg contains:
- the LOC122011319 gene encoding putative disease resistance protein RGA1 gives rise to the protein MSVLLELKHLLLQVLPSPGMIAQGHLLCIQNHLAMVCDSLWAINSMIVIPNMGMLYNNCLEWDSIFDPELDVPGEFEDWERDVAAAVIDVGELLSRIMDWEASLHRSIVGNTKQVHFRHVILVELKEMLCHLNSLVLRGSAMGLRRDPMDSMNPLQEDDSIVLKNEVVGREEDLEKLVAIFEQQLVSSNNNGDDNNPFVIVIDGTPGVGKTTLAHMIYHHTWVRQQFHHRIWVDLPFISTFKMINLIENEFVRSINKKEYCDQKLHLHLPLPSMWECINEQLCGSRYLLVLHCENLVSLMQPGEWNELKNTLLCVGGPGSGVLIIYKLSTKAAVRDTGFLNGMKDIITYRLKPLSIDALMELFKRQAATTIPLSKQDKSEKDAWQFRNYVPSQTFGAKVFGSLSHNISASFACNLFYDVYMVRNLPLVIIRLHQYHHLLDVDNDYDVILHMLTAEYLIPTEGLERGWIQLYARYINKRVLALVFSRMVYLHMKVPEDSTIIPRYCRYLCLKINHRAIPFRLPTMPVEVSNKLITLILREHEEVAQEDVEEITLQVYKKRRMKATTAISKFLDKMSVRLIHLRILVVETSMIQRLPNEVSKLVNLRYLHLSKLKMELLPKSLFDLPNLRILSLCRCQKLQKIPERIHQLKKLQILKLAYCTKLQRLPKSITRLKNLEVIDVEGCCWLSKLPDDLVSFKSLRILNVTRCASLSQIPRGIEQSIDLRKLSGIFVGVDGGFVLAQLQTLTNLQEIRLRNLERAEKTQTEVLMGQQSLRDLSLHWGGEEANESSESATPLQVLETLRPNVCLKSLEIMSYQGAEFPSWMSKRQLARLDSLVEVKLINLTRCATLPSLGQLPCLEKLEISGMDLIKHIDDTFYGDGDTIPKLRELTFSEMLALEKWSVPKGKYFIFFPRLTQLTLVQCPKLKEIDLHYYCGTMRVWLNNETIWSAEFCCWDNLRYTQEIEIVGCPQGLDQLVSGWEVVP